The segment CCGGGGCCTAATGCCCCTCACCACACGGTATGCCGTGGGTTGGCGGAATAAGGTCTTTGCGCCGGTGACGGCCGTATCAAGGTCCGCGACGGGCTACCGCGTCGAGGTGGGCAATAGGCCCCGGGTCTGCGCTTCGCTCCGCCCGGGGTGACGATTGAGTATGCAGCGGGCACCGCGCTCCAGCCCGGACGCTTGGCACCTCGATCCCGAAAGGGATCGCAAGGGCGACCGGCCGCCGGCGCCGATGCGCCGCCCCCGCGGAGGCCAGTGAGCGCAGCGAACGCGCGGCCGCGAGCGACAAATGATCCCGAAAGGGATCGCAAGGCCGAATGGCCGCCGGCGCCGACGCGCCGCCCCCGCGAAAGGCCAGTGAGCGCCAGCGAACGCTCGGCCGCGGGCGAAAAAACTCCTCACTTCTCCCTGAGCCCCTCCTTGCGCACCCAGTCCTCCGCGTCATTCAGCGCCGCTTCCATCTTGTCGAACAGGAGGTCCAGTTCCGCCTCGGTGATGACCATCGGCGGGCAGAGGGCGACGGTGTCGCCGATCGGCCGGAGGATCGCGCCGCGCGCCTCGGCGAACTTGACCATACGGCCGGCAACGCCGGCCTTGGCGTCGAACGGCCGCTTCGTTGCCTTGTCGGCGACCAGCTCCACGCCGCCGATGAGCCCCTTGCCGCGCGCCTCGCCGACCAGCGGATGGTCGGCCAGCTTTGCGAGCCGCGCCTCGAACTGCGGCGCGAGTTTCCGCACATGGCCGATGATGTCGCGCTTCTGGTAGATCTCGATCGCCTTGGCGCCGACGGCGCAGCCGAGCGGGTGGCCGCCATAGGTGAAGCCGTGGCCAAAGGCGCCGAGCTTGGCGGATTCCGCCTCGAACGCCTCGACCATCCGCTCCGGCACCAGTACCGCGCCGAGCGGCGCATAGGCCGACGTCATCTGCTTGGCGGCCGACAGCGTGTCGGGCTCGAACCCGTAGGTCTCCGCGCCCCACCAGTTGCCGGTCCGCCCGAAGCCGCAGATCACCTCGTCGTCGATGAAGAGGATGTCGTGCTCGGCAAGGATCGGCCGGATCGCCTGGAAATAGCCCTCCGGCGGCAGGATGACGCCGCCCGCGCCCATGATCGGCTCGGCGATGAAGGCGGCGATGGTCTCCGGGCCTTCCTCCTCGATCAAGGCTGTCAGGTTCGCCGCCAGCCGGGCGACGAAATCGGCCTCGCTCTCGCCCGGCTCGGCGAAGCGATAGTGGTGCGGGCAGTCGGTGTGGAGGACGCCCGCCACCGGCAGGTCGAAGTCGCCATGGACGATCGGCAGCCCGGTCAGCGAACCGCTCATCACGGTGACCCCGTGATAGGCCTTCATGCGCGAGATGATCTTCTTCTTTTCCGGCCGGCCGAGGGCGTTGTTGTAGTACCAGGCGAGCTTGACCTGGGTGTCGTTGGCCTCCGAGCCGGACGAGGTGAAGAACACCTTGGAGACCGGCATCGGCGCGATCTCCTTCAGCTTTTCGCCAAGCTCGATGGCCGGCTCCATGCCCTTTCCGCCGAACAAATGATAGTAGGGGAGCTTGTGCATCTGCTCGGTGGCGGCCTCGATCAACTCCTCGTCGCCGAAGCCGAGGCCGGCGCACCAGAGCCCGGACATGCCCTCGATATATTCGTTGCCTTGCGTGTCGTAGACGAAGACGCCCTTGCCGTGGTCGAGCACGAGGGGGCCGGTCTGGGGCAGCGTGTGCAGCGGCGTATAGGGGTGGAGGATGGTGGCGAGATCGCGCGCCTGGACATTGGTCAGCGGCATGGTCGGCTCCTCAAATGACAAAAGAAGGCGCGGCCGTCGGGCTCTCTCTTTTGTCGAAAAAAGGGCGCGGCCGGGTCGTGATGATCCTCCAAGCCTGATCACAGTTGTGGGGTGACCGCAAGGCCCGCCGTTGGCGCGGCGCCAAGGGGCTGCTATGTCGTCGCGCGGCGCCGGACGCGCCTGATCGTTGGTGAACCGTGAAGACCGGCAGGGGGAGAAAAAAACGTGACGATCCGGGCTGTGCTGTTCGACAAGGACGGAACGCTACTCGATTTCGACGCCACCTTCGGCCCGGCCGCCCATGCGGTGCTGTCGGAGCTCTGCGCAGGCGACGCGGCGACGCTGGCGGACCTTGCCGCAATCGCCGGCTACGACCTGGCGACCCAGCGCTTCTCCCGCGACTCCATCATTTTCGCCAACGCCACCGGCGACTACGCCCCATTCCTCGCCGAGCGGCTGGGCATCGCCTGCGACGCCGCCCTCATCTCCCGCATCGATCGGCTCCTGGAGGAAAACTCCGTCCGCCACGCCGCAACCCTCCCCGGCGCGGAAGCCCTCTTAAAAGACCTCGCCGCCGCCAACATCCTCACCGCCTGCATCACCAACGACACGGAATCCTGCGCTAGAGCCCAACTCGCCACCGTCGGCATCGACGTGCATCTAAAGGACGTCATCGGCTACGACACCGGCCACGGCTGGAAACCCGACCCCGGCCAGATCAACGCCTTCGCAAAGATGAACGGGCTGGCGGCGCACGAAATCGCCTTCGTCGGCGACTCCTTGCACGACATGCACGCGGCAAGGGCCGCCGGGGTGTTGGCGATCGGGGTGACGACGGGGATGCATGACTTGGCGGTGTTGACGGAGCATGCGGATCATGTGGTGGAGGCGTTGGGAGAGGTGTTGGGGGTGATCGGGGCGGGGTAGAAGAAAGGCCGTGTTGACTGTTTTTGTCGCCGGACCGATCGAATGTCACTTCATCAGGCGCCCTGTGCATAAGATGAATTAGTGCATCAATTAATGGATCGCGAATCGTGTAATAATATATTCCAACTTAAAATCTAAACATGAAAATAATGATAACAAATATTTTGATCTTTAATTATCGCCATTAGGTATTATTTGGTCATATCAATTTGTTATATTGCATACGGTTTCTATAGAAATAGGAAGGTATGGCAATATTTTTGCTTTATCCTCCCAGTTTATTTTCATATCGATTCTGCCGTATCGGTATTTAGCGCCTATAAGGGTGTATGTTTTAGCGGTGTATAGATCTGAGAAAACAATATGCTGGCCAATATCGTTTACTTCTTTTAGGAAGATATCAGAAACAAAAGCAGCGCGTACTAACGCTAATTTTATATTATTGATGCTTTGCCCAGATTGGAATGTTAAAGTCTCTTCTGTTGGGTTTCCATTGATCGTTGGTGTGCGCGCCGCAATAATCAAATCACCGATGTCTAGTTTTCTTGAAAAATCTTCGTTCCCTCCCGTTCCATCCGCCCCGCCCATGAAATTTACGGATGCAATATAGCTGCTGCCTTCCTTCTGTAGGGCGGTCAAAGTATTTATTAGTTTTCTTGCGGCATTCTGAACCGCAAATTTCCTTTGAGTGTCGCGAAAAATCTGCCCCCCTTTCCCAAATGTAATATTCTCATTGAATTCGATATTTGCTCGGAAAACATTGTCAAATTCATCGTACGATGCTTCTGCCCTGATGAAGTTCTTCTTAATATTAGAGAAAGCATAATTAAGTTTTTGTGTTTCAAGGCGCACGCGACATATCGTAGATATTTCATCTTCAATAAAATATTGATATATAGTAATTAAAGACGCAAAAAAACCAATAACTGTTGTTGATGCCCACAAAAATATGTTCTTCTTAATATGAAGCAGAAGAATTCGAAAGGCTTTCTGAAGTATCATAGATCTCCCCGATAATAAATGTAAGATGTTTGCAATTTTCACGTTACTCCATTGGGGCCAGCTTATTTTAACACTGGCGCAATTGGAAGATGGTGTTTTCTAGATGTGACCGTTTGTCAGCACCTCCTATGAGCGGGCGCTTCATCTCCACATTAGGCGCATCACTACCCCGATAAACTCCTTGTACGGTGGCTGATGTGTTGGCATATCGATATCGATAGGTCACACGCATCCCCCTCGACAAACCCTCTCCCCCGCCGCTTAATTGCACCCAACGAGAACAAAACCTCAGGGAGAGACGCCATGCTGGGCCTGATGCAGGACTGGCCGCTGTTGTGCACCAAAGTCCTTGACCATGCCGCCACCTATCACGGCCGGCGCGAGGTGGTTTCGCGGTCGGTGGAGGGGCCGGTCCATCGCACCGATTATGCGACCCTGCGCCGCCGCTCCTTGCGGGTCGCCAAGCGGCTGGAGCGGGAGGGCATCGGGCTCGGCGACCGCTGCGCGACCCTTGCCTGGAACACTTGGCGCCACATGGAGGTCTGGTACGGCCTCCTCGGCCTCGGCGCCATCTACCACACGGTCAATCCGCGGCTCTTTGCCGACCAGATCACCTGGATCGTCAACCACGCCGAGGACCGGCTGCTGTTCGTCGACCTCACCTTCCTGCCGCTGGTGGAAAAGATCGCAGCCGACCTCAAGACGATTGAAAAGATCATCGTCCTCACCGACCCGGACCACATGCCGGAGGTGTCGCTGCCGAAAGAGGTCGCCGTCTATGAGGACTGGCTGGCCGAGGCGGACGATGATTTCGCCTGGAAGACCTTCGACGAGAACACCGCCGCCGGCATGTGCTACACCTCCGGCACGACGGGATCGCCCAAGGGCGTCGTCTATTCCCACCGCTCCAACGTGCTCCACGCCATGGCCGCCGTGACCCCGGACATGATGGCGATATCGAGCCGCGACCGGGTCATGCCCGTGGTGCCGCTGTTCCACGCCAATGGCTGGTCGCTGGCCTTTTCCGGCCCGCTCGCCGGCGCAACGCTGGTGCTGCCCGGCCCGCGCATGGAGGGCGAGGCGATCCACGGACTGCTTCAGGACGAGCGCGTGACCATGACCGCCGCCGTGCCGACCGTCTGGCTGATGCTGCTGCACCACCTGGAGGCCACCGGCGGCACGCTCGATTATCTGAAGCGCGTCGTCATCGGCGGCTCGGCCTGCCCGCGGGCGATGACCGAGGCGTTCCAGACCCGCTATGGCGTGGAGGTCTACCACGCCTGGGGCATGACGGAGATGAGCCCGCTCGGCTCGATCTGCACGCTGACGCCGGAATATGCCGACCTTGAGGGCGCCGCCCGGCTCGACATCCAGGAAAAGCAGGGCCATCCGCCCTTCACCGTGGAAATGCGGGTGACCGACGACGAGGGGACGGACGTTCCCTGGGACGGCAAGACCTTCGGCCGGCTGAAGGTGCGCGGTCCCGCCGTGGCGGAAGCCTATTTCAAGGGCGAGGGCGGCGAGATCTGCGACGCCGACGGTTTCTTCGATACCGGTGACGTCGCCCATATGGACGCAAACGGCTACATGCAGATCACCGACCGTTCCAAGGACGTCATCAAGTCCGGCGGCGAATGGATCTCGACCATCGACCTGGAAAACCTCGCCGTCGGCCACCCGGACGTCGCCGAGGCGGCCGTCATCGGTGTCGCCCATCCGAAATGGGACGAACGCCCGCTCCTCGTCATCGTGCCGCGCGAGGGCAGGGAGCCGAGCCGGGACGACATCCTCGCCTTCATGGCCGGCCGGGTCGCCAAATGGTGGCTGCCGGATGACGTCGTCCTGGTGGAGGAAATCCCGCACACGGCGACCGGCAAGATCAAGAAGACGGCACTCAGGGACCAGTTCGGCGACTACCGCCTGCCGACCGCCTGAGGCGGCCGGCCGGGTCTGAACGGGATGCGGCCGCAAGGCCACCACGGCGCGTGTTTTCAAGGGTTGCAAGCGCTGCATGCAGTAGCGCCTGCGCCGGAATTACCGATTCCTACGAAGTAATATATTTCAAAGGGTTGCGTCGTTTTTGCGCAGCCGGTTACCGCTGGCGCATAAGGAGAATATTAATTGTATCCAGATTAGGTTCCCGCCAGCCAATTCTGGCATCGATCGCGCATCATCTGAGGACAATCCAATGCGTCGTCTCTTCCCGAAATCCATGGCGGGAAAACTCTACGGGCTGGTCGGGTTTTTCACCATCTGCTTCGGCATTTCGTTGCTCTACCAGATGCAGTCGCTGCATGAAAACCTCGAGGTTTTCAAGAAAGCGGAAATCAAAAGCGTCGTTGAAGCCGCAAAAAGCATCGTCGCGTCCTATCACGACCGGGCGGTGAAGGGCGAACTGAGCGAGGAGGAGGCGGTTCAGCGGGCCAAGGCCGCGCTCAACGCCATGCGCTATCAGGACGGCAGCTACATCTTCGTCAACAACGAGGATGCGGTGACCATCGTCCACCCGGTCAATCCGGGCAATATCGGCAAGGACCGCTCCAACGCGCGGGACGGCACCGGCAAGCTCTACGTCAAGGAATACCAGAACGCGGCGATCAGCAAGGGCGCCGCCTATGTCGGCTATTCCTGGAAGAGCCCGGACGGCAAGTTCCTGCAGAAGATGAGCTATGTCAGCTACTTCAAACCCTGGGGCTGGGTCCTCGGCACCGGCGTTCTGATGCAGGACCTTGAGGAGGCGTTCTGGACCGCCGCCTATCGCAGCGCCATCATTTCGCTCGTCTTCGTCGTCGTCGCGGTCGGCCTCGGCTTCCTGCTCGTGCGGTCGGTCACGGTGCCGATCCGGGCGCTCAGCCAGCGCATGCTGTCGCTCGCCGACAACAATCTGAAGGATCCGGTCGAGGGCACCGAGCGCAGCGACGAGATCGGCGAGATGAGCCGCGCCGTCGCCGTGTTCCGGGAAAACGCCCTCGTGCGCGGCGAGCTGGAGCAGCAGACCGAAGAGGAGCGCCTGAAGGAGCACGAGCGCCAGAAGGAGATCGACCGGCTGATCAAGAGCTTCCAGGCCGACGTCCAGGAGGTGCTGGGAACGGTCGAGGAAAACGCCGTACGCCTGGAAGGCGCAGCCAAGAACCTGCAGGACATCGCCGCGGAAACCGAGCACAATTCGGCAAGCGCCGCCTCGGCGTCCGAACAGGCGACGGCGAACGTCCAGACCGTGGCGTCGGCGGCCGAAGAGCTGTCGGCCTCGATCGCGGAGATCACCCGCCAGGCGACCCAGTCGAGCGCCATCGTCGAAAAGGCGACCAGGAGCGCCGAGGCCTCCAACGCCAAGGTCGCGAGCCTCGACGAAGCCGCCCAGAAGATCGGCGAGGTGGTCAGCCTCATCCAGGCCATCGCCGAGCAGACCAACCTGCTGGCGCTCAACGCCACCATCGAGGCGGCCCGCGCCGGTGAGGCCGGCAAGGGCTTTGCGGTCGTTGCCGCCGAGGTGAAGGAACTGGCCACCCAGACCTCCAAGGCGACGGAAGAGATCTCGGCCCAGATCCACGCCATCCAGGGCTCGACCCGCGAGACGGTGACGGTGATCGAGGAAATCTCCCGGATCATGGGCGAGGTCAACGGCTACACGGTGGCGATCACGACGGCCGTCGGCGAGCAGAACGCCGCGACCATCGAGATTTCGTCCAATGTCCAGGAAGCCGCGGGCGGCACCCGCCATGCGACCGAGAACATGGTCGGCGTAACGGAAAAGGCCGCCCAGACCACCGAGACGGCCAAGGACGTGCTGCGGTCCACGACCGAAACGGCGTCGAACACCGCCCGCCTGCGCGGCCAGATCGAGCATTTCCTCGGCGCGGTCGCCGCGAGCTAGCACGGCAGGTTCCAGCGCGCGCCGCAGTTGGCGGCGCAGCAACCGAAAACGGCCCCGGGGGTGACCCCGGGGCTTTTTTGTGCGCTGCGCACAACGGGGAAAGGGCATCGGGACGGGGGCAAGGTGCGCCGGGCGCGGATCATCCTCCGGTAGAAATACTTTTAGATTACCACCTTTTCCAAGAATAGAATTCTCGAGCCGGTATTAGGTCACCGATAAGCAAAGTTTAACGCTTGAGGATTAGTTTTCACCAAATTCTATTTGGCCCTCCCGGAGCGTATCCAATGCATAAACTACTTCCAAAATCCTTGGCTGGAAAGCTTTATGGATTGGTGTTGTTCTTCACCGTCTGCTTCATCGTCTCGTTGCTGTATCAGATGCAGACGTTGTACAACAACCTGGAGTCATTCAAGAAAACGGAAATCCGCAGCGTCGTGGAATCGGCCGAGAGCATCGTCGCCGGCTATTACAAGATGGCCGAGGCGGGCACGATTACCGAGGACGAGGCGATGGCCCGCTCCAAGGACATGATCAACGCCCTCAGGTACCACGGCGGCGGCTACGTCTTCGTCTTCGACGAGAACTACACCGGCGTCGTGCATCCGGTCCGGCCCGAAAACGTCGGCAAGAATTTCTACGACGTCACCGACAGCAACGGCAAATACCACGTTCGCGAGTTCGTCGACATCGCCAAGTCCGAGGGCCATGGCTACACCGACTATTCCTGGGAAAGCCCGGAAGGCAAGATGCTTCCCAAGAAGAGCTACATCGCCCACTTCAAGCCCTGGGGCTGGATCCTCGGCACCGGCGTCCTGATGCAGGACATGCACGACATCTTCTGGTCGGCGGCCTATCGCAGCGCCGGCATCTCGCTGATGTTCGTCACCTTCGCCGTCCTGCTCGGCTTCCTCGTCGCCCGCTCGATCGTCCGGCCGATCAAATCCCTGAGCGGCCGGATGCTGGCACTTGCCGACAACAATCTCGAAGATCCGATCGAGGGCACCGAACGCGGCGACGAGATCGGCGAGATGAGCCGCGCCGTCTCGGTCTTTCGCGAGAACGCGCTCGTGCGCAGCAAGCTGGAACACCAGACGGAGGCGGAACGCCTGAAGGAGATCGAGCGCCAGAAACACGTCGAAAAGCTGATCGCCTCGTTCCAGGCGGATGTCCAGGACGTGCTCGGCACGGTGGAGGAGAACACCCGGCATCTGGAAGAGTCGGCGAACCACCTGCAGGAGATCGCCGCCCAGACCGAGCACAATTCGGCAAGCGCGGCTGCCGCCTCCGAACAGGCGACGGCCAACGTCCAGACCGTGGCGTCTGCCGCCGAGGAGCTGTCGGCCTCGATTGCCGAGATCACCCGCCAGGCGACCCAGTCGAGCGCCATCGTCGAAAAGGCGACCAGGAGTGCCGAGGCCTCCAACGCCAAGGTGGCGAGCCTTGACGAGGCGGCCCAGAAGATCGGCGAAGTCGTCAGCCTGATCCAGGCGATCGCCGAGCAGACCAATCTTCTCGCCCTCAACGCCACGATCGAGGCGGCGCGGGCCGGCGAGGCCGGCAAGGGCTTTGCCGTCGTTGCCGCCGAAGTGAAGGAACTGGCGAACCAGACCTCCAAGGCGACCGAGGAAATCTCCGGCCAGATCACCGCCATCCAGGGCTCGACCCGCGAAACGGTGACGGTGATCGAGGAGATCTCCAAGATCATGGAGGAGGTCAACGGCTACACGATCGCGATCACCACGGCCGTCGGCGAGCAGAATTCCGCCACCATCGAGATCTCTTCGAACGTCCAGGAAGCCGCCGGCGGCACCCGCCAGGCGACCGAAAACATGACGGACGTGACCGAAAAGGCCGCCCAGACCACCCAGACCGCCAAGGACGTCCTTGGCTCGACGACCGAGACGGCGGCCAGCACCAACCGCCTGCGCAATCGCATCGAGACGTTTCTGGCCAACGTCGCCGCCGGCTGACCCGCACCGCGGCACCCAACAGACAGGAACGGCCCCGCATTCCGGGGCCGTTTTCCTTTGCCGTGAAGGTCCGCGGCCGACGATAAGCCGTCGCCATGGTTCTCTCGGCACGCCCGGACATGCTATGGGCTTTGTCGGCACAACGCATCGGGACCCTCCATGACCGCAAGACTGCGCATCCGCCGCTCACGCCTGGCGCGGCTCAGCCGCTGGCTCGGCATTCTCGCCGTGCCGATCCTGGTGATCACCGGCCTTGCCCACCGAGCCGGAGTGATGGACCCCATCGCCGCCCTGATGGGCATCGGCGTCGGCTCCGTCTTCGGCTTCTTCGCCGTGCTCTTTGCCGTCACCGCCCTCGGCGTCATCTGGTATCGCGGCCATCTCGGCACCGGCGACGCCTTTCGCGGCCTCATCGGCGGCGCGCTCGCGCTCATCCCCATGGGCTTCGTCGTCTGGGGCATATTGCAGTTCCCGCAGATCAACGACATCACCACCGACATCGACAATCCGCCGCGTTTCACCGGAAGCGTCCGGACCGGCTGGGGCGTCAACGGCCCGGCGCCGCCGGAGCGCGACGTACGCGAGCGCCAGCGCGCTGCCTATCCCGACATCGTGCCGCGCCGCTTCCCCTTGGAGCCCTCGCAGATGTTCGAGGCGGCCAAGCGCGCGGTCGCCGGCCTCGGCTGGCAGATGGTATCGGAAATGCCGCCGGTCGAGCCCTTCAACGAGGGCCACCTGCAGGCGATTGACCGCACGCTGCTCTTTGCCCTGCCGGACGATATCGCCATCCGCATCCTGCCCGACGATTACGGCGCCCGGCTCGACGTGCGCTCCGCCTCGCGCTACGGACGTCATGACATCGGCACCAATGCCCGCCGCATCCGCGAGTTCTTCGCAGCGCTCGACGATGCGGTGCTGGAGGTCGCCGGCGAGGCGGCCGGCGAAGAGGGCGAGGGCGATCAGCCGGCGAGCGAATAGCGGTTGTCGATCCCCGGCGCGCCGTCGGTGACGACGATGCCGCGGGCGACGAGATCTTCCAGATGCGCGAGCAGCGACAGGCCGGCGGCGCCATAAAGCCGGCGGTCGACATCGGCATAGATCGTCTCGACCATCACCGGAATGGTTTCCTCGCCGGCGACGAGCCGCGCAATGACGGCCCGCTCGCGGCCACGCCTGTGGGCGATCAGCCCGGCAAGGAAGCTGTGCGGATCGTCGACGGGCGCCCCGTGGCCCGGCAACAGCCGGCGGTCGTCGCGCGCGATCAGCTTGTCGAGCGAGGCCATGTAGTCGACCATCGCCCCGTCGGGCGGCGCCACGATCGAGGTCGACCAGGCCATCACGTGATCCCCGGAAAACAGCAGGTCCTCTTCCAGGAGCGCGAAACAGGCGTGGTTGTCGGTATGGCCCGGCGTCGTCACCACCTCTATGGTCACGTCCTCGCCCTCGATACGCATGCCGTCGGCGGCGAAGATGTCGGGCATGAAGTCGGTGTCGGCGGAGGCGTCGAGCGGATTGATCTCGCCGATATGGAGCGGCCGCGCCGGCCGGTGCGGGCCTTCCGCAACGATCGGCGCGCCGGTCGCGGCCTTCAGCGCGCGCGAGGCCGGCGAATGGTCCCTGTGGGTGTGGGTGACGAGGATGTGGCTGACCGGCCGTTTGCCGATGGCGGAAAGCAGCGCCTCGACGTGGTCCGGATCGTCCGGACCCGGATCGACCACCATCACGGTCCTGTCGCCGACGATGTAGCTGTTGGTGCCGTGGAAGGTGAAGGGGCCGCTATTGGCGGCGGTCACCCGCGTCACCAGCGGCGTCAGGCGCACCGGCGCGCCGTGGCGCGGCTCGAAGTCGGTGACGAAGGCAAGGGCACTCAAGAGGGTCTCCCGGTCCTGCCGCAGTGTCGCGGCCACTTCTCATCAGGAAAATTGCGCGCTCATACCGGGGCGTCAATGCTTCGCAGTTGCAAACGGCCTGGGAAGCGGCCCGCCTTGGCCTGCCCCCGGCTCCCTAATAATCCTTTTCAAAGAAGATGCCGGCCTTCGACTCGCCGTCGTTGCCGACCTCGCCGCGGGTCTTCAGGTTCTCGGTGATGTCGAGGTCGATGGTGACCTTGGTCGAGCTCTTGCCGGTGCCCTGCTTGACGCCGACGAAGACGTCGTCGGCGATGTATTTGCCGGCCGTCAGCTCCGCCTTGCCCTTTTCGTCGGTGGTGGCCTCTAACCGGTCGACGCCGAGGCCTCGGCGCACCTGGTCGAGGACGCCCGGTCCGCCGCCGGCGCCGGTCAGCGTGGCGATGCTGGCGGCGAGCTGAGCGATCTGGAACGCCGACAGCTTGTCGACGCCGCGGTCGAACAGGAACCGGGAGATCACCTCGTCCTGCGGCAGCTCCGGCGAGGACCGGAAGGTGAAATCCGGCGCTGACGCGCTGCCGTTGATGCTGATCATGATCGTGACATCGCTCGCCTTGGTCGTGGCGTAGAAGTCGAGGAGCGGATTGAAATCGCCGCCGAAGCGGACGATGCCGCGCTCGAAGGCGACCCGGCGCGACAGGATGTTGAGGCGGCCGCGGCGCATGGAAAAGCCGCCCTCCACGAACGGCCCGTCGACCGGGCCGCGCAGCTTCAGGGAGCCGCCGAGTTCGGCGTCGAGCCCGCGGCCGCGCACGAAGATGCGGGCGGGCGCCGAAATCTCCAGGTCGAGCCGGGCGTCGCTGTCGCCCTTGTCGTCCTTCCTCGGCAGCACCTCGCGGACCTGGCGTGTGACGGCCGGCGGCGCGTTCTTGTGGACGATGTCGAGGGCGGCGATGCCGCCGGGCACCTGTTCGGGGATGTTGATGTCGGCGCGGTCGATGGTGACCTTGCCGGAGACGGTCGGCCCGCGCGCGAAGTTGCCGGAAATCTTCAGGTCGCCGGCGACCTTGGCCGAGACGAGGTTGCCGTCCACATAGTGTCCGTCGTCGAGCTTGACCCGGATGTCGCCGGGAAGGGCGGGATCGAAGACGCCGATGGTGCCGCTCGCCGTCAGCGCGCCGCCCTTGGCGAGCCGGCCCTTGACGCTTTCGATGACAAGCTCCTTTCCGGAGAGCCTGAGGCGCGCCGCGAGGTCCTCGATCGTCGTGCCGCTTTCGATATGGGTGACGCGCGCGCCGGAGGTCGTCACCGTGCCGTTGATCGCCGGCGAGCCGAGCGGGCCGGTGACGGTCAGGTCGACGCTGGCCGCGCCGCTTGCGGCAAGGCCGGAATCGGCAAGGGTTCTGGTCGCGACCGAGAACGGCACGGTGCCGTTGACGGCGATGTCGAGCCGGCCGGTCGGCGCCGCCGGCACGGTGCCGCGCGCCTTCAGCGACATGTTGGAAATGCCGCCGACGGTGGCGTCGAGGCGCACCGCGCCCTTGGCGAACTGGCCGCTG is part of the Rhodobium gokarnense genome and harbors:
- a CDS encoding MBL fold metallo-hydrolase, producing the protein MAATLRQDRETLLSALAFVTDFEPRHGAPVRLTPLVTRVTAANSGPFTFHGTNSYIVGDRTVMVVDPGPDDPDHVEALLSAIGKRPVSHILVTHTHRDHSPASRALKAATGAPIVAEGPHRPARPLHIGEINPLDASADTDFMPDIFAADGMRIEGEDVTIEVVTTPGHTDNHACFALLEEDLLFSGDHVMAWSTSIVAPPDGAMVDYMASLDKLIARDDRRLLPGHGAPVDDPHSFLAGLIAHRRGRERAVIARLVAGEETIPVMVETIYADVDRRLYGAAGLSLLAHLEDLVARGIVVTDGAPGIDNRYSLAG